Below is a genomic region from Vicinamibacterales bacterium.
CTGTTCCTCTCAATCCGCTTCCGGTTCGTTCAGGTGCGACGCTTCCCGGAAGCGCTCCGGACGCTGATTCCCGAGCAATCGGGCACAGGCGGCGTCCTCACACCATTTCAGGCGTTCATGACGGCGCTGGCCGCCTCGGTGGGGACCGGCAACATTGCCGGCGTGGCCACCGCCGTGGTGGCCGGCGGTCCGGGTGCGGTGTTCTGGATCTGGTGCTACGGGTTCTTCGCGACCGCGATCAAGTTCGCCGAGGCGGTCCTCGGCGTGTCGTTCCGCATCACTCGCGCGGGCACGGTGTCGTCCGGCCCGATGTACTACCTGCGCGACGGTTTGAAGTCGCCGCGACTGGCGTGGGCCTATGCCCTCATCGCCGGCGTCGCGGCGCTCACCACGACGCCGTTCACCCAGCCCAACTCGATGGCCGTCGCCCTCCAGGCCACGTTCTCGATCAATCCCTGGGTGTCGGGCGTCGTCATCGCCGTGCTGACGTGGCTCGTCATCATCGGCGGCGTGAAGTCGATTGGCCGCGCCGTCGAGAAACTCTCGCCGCTGAAGGTGTTTCTGTATCTCGCCAGCGGGCTGTTCGTGATCCTGATGAATGCCGGGCGCCTGCCTGACGTGTTCGCCCTGATTTTCCGCGAGGCGTTCTCGCTGCGCGCCGCCACGGGAAGCGCGGTCGGGCTCGGCCTGATGGTCAGCATGCGGTACGGCCTGGCGCGAGGCGTCTACGCGAACGAGGCGGGCTACGGCACTGCGGCAGTCGCGTACGGGACGGCGCGCAGCGAACGGCCCGAACAGCAGGGGCTGAATGCGGTCATCGATGTCGTGGTCGTCTCGTTCGTGACCTCCTCCATCAGCGCGTTGACGATTCTCGTCACCGGCGCCTGGACGTCCGGCCTCAACAGCACGGCGGTCGTCG
It encodes:
- a CDS encoding amino acid carrier protein, with the protein product MSLLTNAISWLSDAVWGPWNTGIGQVPGPLVVLLLGVGLFLSIRFRFVQVRRFPEALRTLIPEQSGTGGVLTPFQAFMTALAASVGTGNIAGVATAVVAGGPGAVFWIWCYGFFATAIKFAEAVLGVSFRITRAGTVSSGPMYYLRDGLKSPRLAWAYALIAGVAALTTTPFTQPNSMAVALQATFSINPWVSGVVIAVLTWLVIIGGVKSIGRAVEKLSPLKVFLYLASGLFVILMNAGRLPDVFALIFREAFSLRAATGSAVGLGLMVSMRYGLARGVYANEAGYGTAAVAYGTARSERPEQQGLNAVIDVVVVSFVTSSISALTILVTGAWTSGLNSTAVVARAFDSAIPLAGGWIVTFCAFLFGYTTLIGWAYYGEQFFEYILGTRVTLAYRWTYCLLIIFGAAAKVETVWAWGDLMNGLQVFPNIIGLVGLSGLVATAARRK